In one Vulgatibacter incomptus genomic region, the following are encoded:
- a CDS encoding fatty acyl-AMP ligase, with amino-acid sequence MKRRTSAAPSGAIPRLEPEAPSMTSCTTLVDALALASRSDAGLTFLDATEQPTPLSFRSLRATASRIAGALSRLGVNVGDRVALVLPTAPSFPEAFFGVLLAGAVPVPLYPPLRLGRLAEYHERTGRMLEVCGARLVLTDARIRRLLGQAVGRARPVLGCRTIDELLSSGADEAERRPEAGDLALVQFSSGTTDRPKPVALTHANVLANLRAIADAIRDGLGPRPAGVSWLPLYHDMGLIGCLLQAVHFPGDLTLIPPEVFLARPAIWLRAMSRTGAGISAAPDFAYGLCAKRIRDEELEGVDLSRWRMALNGAEPIAPSVLRAFTERFSRFGFDPKALTPVYGLSEATLAVTFSRMDRPFTTREIDGRQVVSVGSPLSGVELEIRGQKGERLAEGAVGRILVRGPSVAEGHVRDAGAEDGWLDTGDLGCLASGELFVCGRAKEVIIVRGANHSPHTIEASLGGIEGLRAGCAVAVGFAPERDGGEELAIVAELAKDTIPSPDLERRIRDAVFGATGLVPHTIRLVPPGTLPRTSSGKLRRQETRRQLEAGELGPPAKVGPLLLATELLRSSLAFRLARSRPPKRR; translated from the coding sequence ATGAAGCGACGCACGTCCGCCGCGCCGAGCGGCGCGATCCCCCGGCTCGAGCCCGAGGCCCCTTCGATGACGTCCTGCACCACCCTGGTCGACGCCCTCGCCCTCGCCTCGCGCAGCGACGCCGGCCTCACCTTCCTCGACGCGACGGAGCAGCCGACGCCGCTCTCCTTCCGCTCCCTCCGCGCCACGGCGAGTCGGATCGCGGGCGCGCTCTCGAGGCTGGGCGTGAACGTCGGCGATCGGGTCGCCCTGGTGCTGCCCACGGCGCCCTCGTTCCCGGAGGCGTTCTTCGGCGTGCTCCTCGCCGGGGCGGTGCCGGTGCCGCTCTACCCGCCCCTGCGCCTCGGCCGCCTCGCGGAGTACCACGAGCGCACCGGGCGCATGCTCGAGGTCTGCGGCGCACGCCTGGTGCTCACCGACGCGAGGATCCGCAGGCTCCTGGGGCAGGCCGTGGGCCGCGCCCGCCCGGTCCTCGGATGCCGAACCATCGACGAGCTCCTGAGCAGCGGCGCCGACGAAGCCGAGCGCCGCCCCGAGGCCGGCGACCTCGCGCTCGTCCAGTTCTCCTCGGGGACCACCGACCGCCCGAAGCCCGTGGCGCTCACCCACGCGAACGTGCTCGCCAACCTCCGCGCCATCGCCGACGCGATCCGCGACGGTCTCGGCCCCAGGCCGGCGGGGGTCTCGTGGCTGCCGCTCTACCACGACATGGGGCTCATCGGCTGCCTGCTCCAGGCCGTGCACTTCCCCGGCGATCTCACGCTGATCCCGCCGGAGGTCTTCCTGGCGAGGCCGGCGATCTGGCTCCGCGCGATGTCCCGCACGGGCGCCGGAATCTCGGCGGCCCCGGACTTCGCCTACGGCCTCTGCGCGAAGCGAATCCGCGACGAGGAGCTGGAGGGCGTCGACCTCTCGCGGTGGCGGATGGCGCTGAACGGCGCGGAGCCGATCGCACCCAGCGTCCTTCGTGCATTCACGGAGCGCTTCTCGCGCTTCGGCTTCGATCCCAAGGCCCTCACCCCGGTGTACGGGCTCTCGGAGGCGACCCTCGCGGTCACCTTCTCCCGAATGGACCGTCCATTCACGACGCGTGAGATCGACGGACGCCAGGTGGTCTCCGTGGGATCCCCGCTGTCCGGCGTGGAGCTGGAGATCCGTGGGCAGAAAGGCGAGCGCCTCGCGGAGGGAGCCGTGGGGCGCATCCTCGTCCGTGGCCCGTCGGTCGCCGAGGGCCACGTCCGCGACGCGGGCGCCGAGGACGGATGGCTGGACACGGGCGACCTCGGCTGCCTAGCGTCGGGGGAGCTCTTCGTCTGCGGCCGCGCCAAGGAGGTGATCATCGTCCGCGGGGCGAACCACAGCCCGCACACGATCGAGGCCAGCCTTGGCGGGATCGAGGGCCTGCGCGCCGGCTGCGCCGTGGCGGTCGGCTTCGCGCCGGAGAGGGACGGCGGCGAGGAGCTGGCCATCGTCGCGGAGCTGGCGAAGGACACGATTCCGAGCCCCGATCTCGAGCGCCGGATCCGGGACGCGGTCTTCGGCGCGACGGGGTTGGTCCCGCACACCATCCGCCTCGTCCCCCCTGGCACCCTGCCGCGCACTTCGAGCGGCAAGCTTCGGCGGCAGGAGACCCGGCGCCAACTCGAAGCCGGTGAGCTCGGTCCGCCTGCCAAGGTCGGTCCCCTCCTCCTCGCCACCGAGCTCCTCCGCTCGTCCCTCGCCTTCCGCCTCGCCCGATCTCGGCCGCCGAAGCGCCGGTAG
- a CDS encoding type III polyketide synthase: MNLAAVADPALLSAASALPPHYVGQEELLAALRARWSGHHFNLDRLDQLHRAVGVEGRHLALPLADYEGLDSFAKANRAWVEVASALGEKAARLALDRAGLGPGDVDRIFFVSTTGIATPSVDALLTNRLGLRDDVKRTPIFGLGCAAGVAGVARAADVLRAFPGEVALLVSVELCSLTLQRDDFSIANAIATGLFGDGAAAAVIAGADRGSGPRIERTRSVFYPNTEDVMGWNVVEGGLRIVLSAQIPSLVRERIGGDVDAFLRSSGVSRTDVRQWICHPGGPKVLEALAETLGLTRDALARTWRTLEKVGNLSSASVLFVLEQTLEGAASGDTGLMLAMGPGFSTELVLLRW; this comes from the coding sequence ATGAACCTCGCAGCCGTCGCCGATCCGGCGCTGCTCTCGGCAGCCAGCGCGCTCCCTCCCCACTACGTCGGGCAGGAGGAGCTCCTCGCTGCCCTGCGCGCCCGCTGGTCGGGGCACCACTTCAACCTCGACCGCCTCGACCAGCTCCACCGGGCCGTGGGTGTGGAGGGCCGGCACCTGGCGCTTCCGCTCGCGGACTACGAGGGCCTCGACTCCTTCGCCAAGGCCAACCGGGCGTGGGTCGAGGTCGCGTCCGCCCTCGGGGAGAAGGCGGCCCGCCTGGCCCTCGACCGCGCGGGTCTCGGCCCCGGCGACGTGGACCGGATCTTCTTCGTCTCCACCACCGGCATCGCCACGCCGAGCGTCGACGCGCTCCTGACGAACCGCCTGGGCCTCCGGGACGACGTGAAGCGCACGCCGATCTTCGGCCTGGGCTGCGCGGCGGGCGTGGCAGGAGTGGCCCGAGCGGCGGACGTCCTCCGCGCGTTTCCCGGGGAGGTGGCGCTGCTGGTCTCGGTGGAGCTCTGCTCCCTCACGCTCCAGCGTGACGACTTCTCCATCGCCAACGCCATCGCCACCGGGCTCTTCGGGGACGGGGCCGCGGCGGCGGTGATCGCCGGCGCCGACCGCGGGAGCGGACCGCGGATCGAGAGGACACGATCCGTGTTCTATCCGAACACAGAGGACGTGATGGGCTGGAACGTGGTCGAGGGCGGCCTGCGCATCGTGCTCTCTGCGCAGATCCCGTCCCTGGTCCGCGAGCGGATCGGAGGCGACGTGGACGCGTTCCTGCGGTCCAGCGGCGTCTCTCGCACGGACGTCCGGCAGTGGATCTGCCACCCAGGCGGTCCGAAGGTCCTCGAGGCCCTCGCCGAGACCCTGGGCCTGACTCGCGACGCCCTCGCGCGGACCTGGCGGACCCTGGAGAAGGTGGGGAACCTCTCGTCGGCCTCGGTGCTCTTCGTCCTCGAGCAGACCCTGGAGGGGGCCGCTTCCGGCGACACCGGGCTCATGCTGGCCATGGGCCCGGGCTTCTCCACCGAGCTGGTGCTCCTCCGATGGTGA
- a CDS encoding isoprenylcysteine carboxyl methyltransferase family protein, with protein sequence MVKLYLLLLALLVAERIFEIRLSRRNARQARERGAVEAGAAHYPAVVALHTLFLVSCLVEPVMLLRRPWPVASVIALGIVVAAQALRYWAVFTLGERWNVRILVIPGAQPVTSGPYRFVRHPNYVAVALEIAFFPLITGAWITAVLFSLANFALLRVRIREEEAALGDEWASSFADKPRFLPTELPISDTEDPP encoded by the coding sequence ATGGTGAAGCTCTACCTCTTGCTCCTCGCCCTCCTGGTGGCCGAGCGGATCTTCGAGATCCGACTATCGCGGCGAAACGCCAGGCAGGCCCGGGAGCGGGGCGCCGTCGAGGCGGGCGCCGCTCACTATCCGGCCGTGGTGGCGCTGCACACCCTCTTCCTCGTCTCCTGCCTCGTCGAGCCGGTCATGCTCCTGAGGCGTCCGTGGCCGGTGGCCAGCGTCATCGCTCTCGGGATCGTCGTGGCCGCCCAGGCCCTCCGCTACTGGGCGGTTTTCACGCTGGGTGAGAGATGGAACGTCCGGATCCTCGTGATCCCCGGAGCCCAGCCCGTCACATCCGGCCCCTACCGCTTCGTTCGCCACCCGAACTACGTGGCGGTGGCCCTCGAGATCGCGTTCTTCCCGCTGATCACCGGCGCTTGGATCACGGCCGTTCTCTTCAGCCTCGCCAACTTCGCGCTCCTCCGGGTGCGGATCCGGGAGGAAGAGGCCGCGCTGGGCGACGAGTGGGCCAGCTCGTTCGCGGACAAGCCCCGCTTCCTCCCGACGGAGCTTCCGATCTCCGACACCGAGGATCCTCCATGA
- a CDS encoding caspase family protein — protein MAHRARDPEGREMIGDSGIGPPGAGGPLPARGGGRALALLPSAILGLALLALASPALAATRMAVIVGANAAVDGRRALRYAHDDAQSLARTLVEVAGFSPSDVETFLDARPEEILRALDRRLAALGATSGETLLLFYFSGHADGAALYSGGRPLPLAELKRRLSDPRAAVRVGIVDACNGGAWTGAKGLRPAPDFEVEAPLVLGSEGSVLLAASSGLDDAHESEALGGSFFTHHLVAALRGAADRNGRGEVTLHEAFDYAQLLTVRDSALATGQPQRPSFEVNLRGRRDLTLARIEGSPNQVALLQEEGPLQLIRLDTGLQVLELPPGRRRVVAALPAGRYLVRRRTEAGTFARELDLKAGARLELREDQLHAVGREPLASKGAAEPPPSTLSPGQWALQLAMGRTLSSARYTGNADAELGGFVGLRVGLTDRVELAPLPVAVSWRLGRPGAFEAILHTRLGPAYTSDGLYWLPMLGSQARLYLGNRSSLMLGLEAGTVAVDPRAASSAFRRWQWAVRGGWILRLSERVSLAAGAGLIDRLDPATPLFARSIDSSDRPQVELGSSLNLGASPLPLASVELLDDVFVDGYASVRLGLDGSVHEAFQGGLTWKF, from the coding sequence GTGGCGCACCGAGCTCGCGATCCCGAAGGCCGGGAGATGATCGGCGACAGCGGGATCGGGCCGCCAGGGGCAGGGGGACCTCTCCCGGCCCGCGGAGGCGGTCGCGCTCTCGCCCTCCTGCCATCTGCGATCCTCGGTCTCGCGCTCCTGGCCCTCGCGTCGCCCGCTCTCGCCGCCACCCGGATGGCCGTGATCGTCGGGGCGAACGCCGCCGTCGATGGCCGCCGCGCGCTCCGCTACGCCCACGACGACGCGCAGAGCCTCGCGCGGACGCTCGTCGAGGTCGCCGGCTTCTCCCCGTCCGACGTCGAGACCTTCCTCGACGCCCGCCCCGAAGAGATCCTGCGGGCCCTCGATCGTCGCCTCGCCGCCCTCGGAGCCACGAGCGGGGAGACGCTCCTCCTCTTCTACTTCTCCGGCCACGCCGACGGCGCCGCGCTCTATTCCGGCGGCAGGCCGCTGCCGCTGGCCGAGCTGAAGCGGCGCCTCTCCGACCCACGGGCCGCCGTGCGGGTCGGCATCGTCGACGCGTGCAACGGCGGCGCGTGGACGGGCGCCAAGGGGCTCCGCCCCGCCCCCGACTTCGAGGTGGAGGCGCCGCTGGTCCTCGGGAGCGAAGGCTCCGTGCTCCTCGCGGCGAGCTCCGGCCTCGACGACGCCCACGAGTCGGAGGCCCTCGGTGGATCCTTCTTCACCCACCACCTGGTCGCCGCCCTCCGCGGCGCCGCCGACCGGAACGGGCGGGGCGAGGTCACCCTCCACGAGGCCTTCGACTACGCCCAGCTCCTCACCGTGCGCGACAGCGCCCTCGCCACGGGCCAGCCGCAGCGCCCGAGCTTCGAGGTCAACCTGCGCGGCCGCCGCGACCTCACCCTCGCGCGGATCGAGGGCAGCCCGAACCAGGTCGCCCTCCTGCAGGAGGAGGGCCCGCTCCAGCTCATCCGCCTCGACACCGGGCTCCAGGTCCTCGAGCTGCCGCCGGGCAGGAGGCGGGTCGTCGCCGCCCTTCCGGCGGGCCGGTACCTCGTGCGCCGGCGGACCGAGGCCGGCACCTTCGCGCGGGAGCTCGATCTGAAGGCCGGCGCCCGCCTGGAGCTCCGGGAAGACCAGCTCCACGCCGTCGGAAGGGAGCCCCTGGCGTCGAAGGGCGCCGCCGAGCCTCCGCCTTCGACGCTCTCGCCCGGCCAATGGGCGCTGCAGCTCGCTATGGGCCGGACGCTCTCGAGCGCCCGCTACACCGGGAACGCAGACGCCGAGCTCGGCGGCTTCGTCGGGCTCCGCGTCGGTCTCACCGACCGAGTCGAGTTGGCGCCTCTCCCCGTCGCCGTCTCGTGGCGCCTGGGCCGGCCCGGCGCCTTCGAGGCGATCCTCCACACCCGCCTCGGCCCGGCGTACACGAGCGACGGGCTCTACTGGCTCCCCATGCTGGGCAGCCAGGCTCGCCTCTACCTCGGGAACCGGAGCAGCCTGATGCTGGGCCTGGAGGCCGGGACCGTCGCGGTGGATCCGCGAGCAGCGTCGTCCGCCTTCCGCCGGTGGCAGTGGGCAGTCCGAGGCGGCTGGATCCTTCGCCTCAGCGAGCGCGTCTCACTCGCCGCAGGCGCAGGCCTGATCGATCGCCTGGATCCGGCGACCCCGCTCTTCGCCCGCTCGATCGACTCGTCCGACAGGCCGCAGGTCGAGCTCGGCTCCAGCCTGAACCTGGGCGCCAGCCCCCTCCCGCTCGCCTCCGTCGAGCTCCTCGACGACGTCTTCGTCGACGGCTACGCCTCCGTCCGCCTCGGCCTCGACGGCTCCGTACACGAGGCGTTCCAGGGAGGTCTCACCTGGAAGTTCTGA
- the rpmE gene encoding 50S ribosomal protein L31, whose protein sequence is MKEGIHPKYPDSTITCACGAVYQTHSTRGSFQVEVCSACHPFYTGTQKLIDTQGRVERFRNKYAKKA, encoded by the coding sequence ATGAAGGAAGGCATCCACCCGAAGTACCCGGACTCGACCATCACCTGTGCCTGCGGGGCGGTCTACCAGACCCACTCCACCCGCGGCAGCTTCCAGGTCGAAGTCTGCTCGGCGTGCCACCCGTTCTACACCGGCACGCAGAAGCTGATCGACACCCAGGGCCGGGTCGAGCGGTTCCGGAACAAGTACGCCAAGAAGGCCTAG
- a CDS encoding acyl carrier protein, which translates to MSPAEEEVLAEVRRIAAAELGWKTPIDPRHELVADLRLDSIGMLTVVQLLEDRFRIALAEGDEAEIRTVEELVRLVARRRAEADR; encoded by the coding sequence ATGAGCCCGGCGGAAGAGGAGGTGCTCGCCGAGGTGCGGCGGATCGCGGCGGCGGAGCTCGGATGGAAGACGCCGATCGATCCCCGCCACGAGCTGGTGGCGGACCTGCGCCTCGACTCCATCGGGATGCTCACCGTCGTCCAGCTCCTCGAGGATCGGTTCCGGATCGCTCTCGCGGAGGGCGACGAGGCGGAGATCCGCACGGTCGAGGAGCTGGTCCGGCTGGTCGCCAGGCGGCGGGCGGAGGCGGATCGATGA
- a CDS encoding DUF1385 domain-containing protein, which yields MNDRKPSRWRRILPLLLADAAKPYIGGQAVLEGVMMRSPGSFVVAVRKPDGGIAVRAEPWDNLFTRYRLFRLPLLRGAVVLIESLWNGFAALNFSAEHAAPPEEGGKQGEKPSQAAIGATLALSLAFGLGLFVGVPHLLTWGIGQLVGHPLDTTQFAFHALDGALRLVIFLVYLGLISRLPDIRRVFQFHGAEHKAIWAYEKGTKLSVDDAEAQTTLHPRCGTSFLLLVVGVSIVLFATVFPMLPRLATSDLANTLLLLGVKLPLMIPVAGLSYEIQRLSAKRPRNPILRALTGPGLWLQRITTKEPTRDQLEIALIAMRRCIAYEEGRLNERGVTLYQDFDGALAIP from the coding sequence GTGAACGATCGAAAGCCGTCCCGCTGGCGGAGGATCCTGCCGCTGCTTCTCGCCGACGCCGCAAAGCCCTACATCGGGGGCCAGGCGGTGCTCGAGGGCGTGATGATGCGCTCGCCCGGCAGCTTCGTCGTCGCCGTGCGCAAGCCGGACGGCGGCATCGCCGTGCGGGCCGAGCCGTGGGACAACCTCTTCACCCGCTATCGGCTCTTCCGGCTCCCGCTGCTCCGCGGCGCGGTCGTCCTGATCGAGAGCCTCTGGAACGGCTTCGCGGCGCTGAACTTCTCCGCCGAGCACGCTGCGCCGCCGGAGGAGGGGGGCAAGCAGGGCGAGAAGCCCTCGCAGGCCGCCATCGGCGCGACCCTCGCGCTCTCGCTCGCCTTCGGCCTCGGCCTCTTCGTGGGGGTGCCCCACCTCCTCACCTGGGGCATCGGCCAGCTCGTCGGGCATCCCCTCGACACCACCCAGTTCGCCTTCCACGCCCTCGACGGCGCGCTGCGCCTGGTGATCTTCCTCGTGTACCTGGGGCTGATCTCCCGGCTGCCCGACATCCGGCGGGTCTTCCAGTTCCACGGCGCCGAGCACAAGGCGATCTGGGCGTACGAGAAGGGCACGAAGCTCTCGGTCGACGACGCCGAGGCCCAGACCACCCTCCACCCCCGCTGCGGCACGAGCTTCCTCCTGCTGGTGGTGGGCGTGTCGATCGTGCTCTTCGCCACCGTCTTCCCGATGCTCCCCCGCCTCGCCACGAGCGACCTCGCGAACACGCTCCTGCTCCTCGGCGTGAAGCTGCCCCTGATGATCCCGGTGGCCGGCCTCTCCTACGAGATCCAGCGGCTGTCTGCGAAGCGTCCGCGCAATCCGATCCTCCGCGCCCTCACGGGGCCCGGCCTCTGGCTGCAGCGGATCACCACCAAGGAGCCCACCCGCGACCAGCTCGAGATCGCCCTGATCGCCATGAGGCGGTGCATCGCCTACGAGGAAGGGCGGCTGAACGAGCGGGGCGTGACGCTCTACCAGGACTTCGACGGCGCCCTCGCGATCCCGTAG
- a CDS encoding RNA polymerase sigma factor, which produces MDRETLDEAYRRCFPMIREKCARMLADPDEAQDVAQETFIRLWQNGLAGSDPRTVTAWAYRTSTRLAVDRLRQRKRIANTSLPLEVESPGPDGVLEARWELERLARTTPPRELEAAILQRFDRLGQLEIAGILGASERTVRRLLERFDRRRAEEVGV; this is translated from the coding sequence GTGGATCGCGAGACCCTCGACGAGGCCTATCGGAGGTGCTTTCCGATGATTCGGGAGAAGTGTGCCCGCATGCTCGCCGATCCCGACGAGGCACAGGACGTGGCCCAGGAGACCTTCATCCGCCTCTGGCAGAACGGGCTCGCGGGGAGCGATCCCCGCACGGTCACGGCGTGGGCGTATCGGACCAGCACACGCCTCGCAGTCGACAGGCTCCGGCAGCGCAAGCGGATCGCGAACACGTCGCTTCCTCTCGAAGTCGAAAGCCCAGGCCCCGACGGAGTCCTGGAGGCGCGCTGGGAGCTGGAGCGGCTCGCCAGGACCACGCCGCCCCGTGAGCTCGAGGCGGCGATCCTCCAACGCTTCGATCGGCTGGGTCAGCTCGAGATCGCCGGGATCCTCGGGGCCTCGGAGCGAACCGTCCGCAGGCTCCTCGAGCGCTTCGACCGCCGCCGGGCGGAGGAGGTCGGGGTATGA
- the rho gene encoding transcription termination factor Rho — MTERSSESPTRARSRKATAEKTEPVSAETRPEPAAEPAPRARRGKPRAGPVEAAEPAEARAPEAEPQAPAAAPAEAAAEARHEERRHAGGGAPRAEIPSPSAPRRALGGKERGRRGRGERGERGAPGPKAPVFDIEEDQESLAAAELEPGAEEIVINLSELKRLKTAQLAHMAQDLGVEGPGGMRKQDLIFEILQAQAVKRGRVYGEGTLEVLPDGFGFLRSPDFSYLPGPDDIYVSPSQIRRFGLRTGDSISGQVRQPKEGERYFALLKVEAVNFGPPEENAAKVLFDNLTPLYPNRKLTLEHESVEMTTRIIDLLVPIGKGQRCLIVAPPRAGKTVLLQNMAHAITTNHPEVHLIVLLIDERPEEVTDMERSVQGEVISSTFDEPATRHVAVAEMVIEKAKRLTETGKDVVILLDSITRLARAYNAVVPASGKILSGGVDSNALHKPKRFFGAARNIEEGGSLTIIGTALVDTGSRMDEVIFEEFKGTGNSEIVLDRKLMEKRIFPTLDINKSGTRKEELLMDQMTLNRVWVLRQLLHPLSTIDSMEFLLSKLRGTASNVEFLESMIR; from the coding sequence GTGACCGAGCGCTCCTCCGAAAGCCCCACCCGCGCGCGCAGCCGCAAGGCGACCGCCGAGAAGACCGAGCCGGTCTCCGCCGAGACGCGCCCCGAGCCCGCGGCCGAGCCTGCCCCCCGCGCACGCCGCGGCAAGCCCAGGGCCGGGCCCGTCGAAGCGGCGGAGCCCGCCGAGGCGCGCGCTCCCGAGGCCGAGCCCCAGGCTCCCGCCGCAGCGCCGGCGGAGGCCGCGGCCGAGGCTCGTCACGAGGAGAGGCGGCACGCCGGCGGCGGGGCGCCCCGGGCCGAGATCCCGTCGCCGTCGGCACCCCGGCGGGCGCTCGGAGGCAAAGAGCGCGGCAGGCGCGGACGGGGAGAGCGGGGTGAGCGGGGAGCCCCCGGGCCGAAGGCGCCGGTCTTCGACATCGAGGAGGATCAGGAGAGCCTCGCGGCGGCCGAGCTCGAGCCCGGCGCCGAAGAGATCGTGATCAACCTCTCCGAGCTCAAGCGCCTCAAGACGGCGCAGCTCGCGCACATGGCGCAGGACCTCGGCGTCGAGGGTCCCGGCGGCATGCGCAAGCAGGATCTCATCTTCGAGATCCTCCAGGCCCAGGCGGTGAAGCGGGGGAGGGTGTACGGGGAGGGAACACTCGAGGTGCTCCCCGATGGCTTCGGCTTCCTGCGCTCTCCCGACTTCTCCTACCTGCCGGGCCCCGACGACATCTACGTCTCGCCCTCGCAGATCCGCCGCTTCGGCCTCCGGACCGGCGACTCGATCAGCGGGCAGGTGCGCCAGCCCAAGGAGGGCGAGCGCTACTTCGCGCTCCTGAAGGTCGAGGCCGTGAACTTCGGCCCGCCGGAGGAGAACGCGGCGAAGGTCCTCTTCGACAACCTCACGCCCCTCTATCCCAACCGGAAGCTCACCCTCGAGCACGAGTCGGTGGAGATGACCACGCGGATCATCGACCTCCTCGTGCCGATCGGGAAGGGCCAGCGCTGCCTCATCGTCGCGCCGCCGAGGGCCGGCAAGACCGTGCTCCTGCAGAACATGGCGCACGCCATCACCACCAACCATCCGGAGGTGCACCTGATCGTGCTGCTCATCGACGAGCGGCCCGAGGAGGTCACCGACATGGAGCGGAGCGTGCAGGGCGAGGTGATCTCCTCGACCTTCGACGAGCCCGCCACCCGCCACGTCGCGGTCGCCGAGATGGTGATCGAGAAGGCCAAGCGCCTCACCGAGACGGGCAAGGACGTGGTGATCCTCCTCGACTCGATCACGCGCCTCGCGCGGGCCTACAACGCGGTGGTCCCGGCGTCCGGGAAGATCCTCTCGGGCGGCGTCGACTCCAACGCGCTGCACAAGCCCAAGCGCTTCTTCGGCGCCGCGCGAAACATCGAGGAGGGCGGCTCGCTCACCATCATCGGCACGGCCCTCGTCGACACCGGCTCGCGCATGGACGAGGTGATCTTCGAGGAGTTCAAGGGCACCGGCAACTCCGAGATCGTCCTCGACCGCAAGCTGATGGAGAAGCGGATCTTCCCCACGCTGGACATCAACAAGTCCGGCACGCGCAAGGAGGAGCTGCTCATGGATCAGATGACCCTGAACCGGGTCTGGGTCCTTCGGCAGCTCCTGCACCCGCTGTCCACTATCGACTCGATGGAGTTCCTCCTCTCGAAGCTGCGGGGCACCGCCTCGAACGTGGAATTCCTCGAGTCCATGATTCGTTGA